In Pyrus communis chromosome 1, drPyrComm1.1, whole genome shotgun sequence, the following are encoded in one genomic region:
- the LOC137713036 gene encoding probable sarcosine oxidase, producing the protein MEYSGDEYDVIVVGAGIMGSSTAYQTAKRGQKTLLLEQFDFLHHRGSSHGESRTIRATYPEDYYTPLVLESYKLWQQAESEIGYNVYFKAHQLDMAPANDKVLHAVVESCRKNSVAFRVMNRDQLDQEFSGRVMIPKDWVGVVTEHGGVIKPTKAVSMFQTLALQNGAVLRDNMEVKGVERDRVRGGVWVCTANGERFWGKKCVVTVGAWTTKLVKTVGGVELPIQPLETTVCYWRIKEGHEGGFAIGGDFPTFASYGNPYIYGTPSLEYPGLIKVAVHGGYPCDPDKRPWGPGNPLAPLKEWIEGRFSGVVDSGGPVATQLCMYSMTPDEDFVIDFLGGEFGKDVVVGGGFSGHGFKMSPVVGRILADLALTGEAQGVELKHFRIARFQENPKGNAKHFL; encoded by the coding sequence ATGGAATATTCCGGCGACGAGTACGACGTCATCGTAGTCGGAGCTGGCATCATGGGGAGCTCCACCGCCTACCAGACCGCCAAACGCGGCCAAAAGACCCTCCTCCTCGAGCAATTCGACTTCCTCCACCACCGCGGCTCCTCCCACGGCGAGTCCCGCACAATTCGCGCCACTTACCCGGAGGACTACTACACTCCGCTGGTCCTCGAGTCTTACAAGCTCTGGCAGCAAGCGGAATCCGAGATCGGCTACAATGTCTACTTCAAAGCCCACCAACTGGATATGGCTCCGGCGAACGACAAGGTTCTCCACGCCGTCGTCGAGAGCTGTCGGAAAAATTCTGTCGCGTTTAGGGTCATGAACAGGGACCAGCTGGATCAGGAGTTTTCGGGTCGGGTTATGATTCCGAAGGATTGGGTGGGTGTGGTGACAGAGCACGGCGGGGTTATTAAACCCACCAAGGCGGTGTCCATGTTTCAAACGCTCGCTTTGCAGAACGGCGCCGTTTTGAGGGATAACATGGAGGTGAAGGGTGTGGAGAGAGATAGGGTGAGAGGAGGGGTTTGGGTGTGCACAGCAAATGGGGAGAGGTTTTGGGGGAAGAAGTGTGTGGTGACGGTTGGCGCGTGGACGACAAAGTTAGTTAAAACGGTTGGTGGGGTCGAACTGCCCATACAGCCGCTGGAGACCACCGTGTGTTACTGGCGGATTAAGGAGGGGCACGAGGGTGGTTTTGCCATTGGAGGTGACTTCCCAACGTTTGCTAGCTACGGGAACCCTTACATTTATGGGACACCTTCTTTGGAGTATCCCGGTTTGATCAAGGTCGCCGTGCATGGCGGGTACCCGTGTGACCCGGATAAGAGGCCTTGGGGTCCCGGGAACCCGCTGGCTCCGTTGAAGGAGTGGATAGAGGGGAGGTTCTCTGGCGTAGTTGACTCCGGCGGGCCGGTGGCTACGCAGTTGTGCATGTACTCAATGACCCCGGATGAGGATTTTGTGATTGATTTCTTGGGTGGGGAATTTGGGAAGGATGTGGTGGTGGGCGGGGGGTTTTCGGGTCACGGGTTCAAGATGTCGCCGGTGGTGGGGAGGATTTTGGCTGACCTTGCGCTTACTGGGGAGGCCCAAGGAGTGGAGCTAAAGCACTTTAGGATAGCAAGGTTTCAAGAGAATCCCAAAGGCAATGCCAAACACTTTCTGTAA